The genomic region GTTTTCTGGTGATTGCCATGAAGATAATTGGCCTTCGGGAACGACTAGTTCTTTCCCATTGTGGGTGAACCTTAGATGATCAACCTCATTATCCcatttttctacttttttaGCCTCGAGAGAGAATGTGCACGTATCAAAGAGGATACCAAGGGCTTGAATCCAAGTAAAGTCCCTGGTTCTGCCAGCTGGACGAAGGCCAATGAAGCGAGCATTGATTTGCAGGCTGGAATCAGACACTAAGCTGAAATGTTCATTGCTCTTGCCATGGAAGTAAAACACAATGCCATCTCCGCCTATGAAGCGAGGATCATAGCACGCTGCTCCAGGTGAATTGCAATTGGGTTTTCGGTCTAcaatcacaaaaaaaaaaaaaaaaagagaaccTTGTTAGCAATTAAGTGACTGTGTATCTCATCAAATGTAGAAAGtgaatttataaaagtataacACAGTTGAAGAGAATCGGACTTACGTCTGCATTCAGGCTTGCAAACGGGTGAATTACAGTTCAAATAGCATACTTTTGCTTTTGGTTCGTACGAAGTCGTCTGTGGACACTCGGCAGGGCAACTTATTTTCTTCAGAAAACATGGTCCTTTGCGGCAGGTTACAGTAGCTGCAAATATTTCTGCTGCACTATACACAAAAACCAGCAGAATAATCAAAAACATTTTGCTGTTAAATCCCACCATAGCTTCTCTGTCTAAAGGCCTAAAGATACTAGTAGCTAGCTAGCTGAGAATTAACCTTACATCCAATATATACACGGACTTCTACGACTGGTATTTCTTAATtagtattttgtttttcttttacccCAGAAAAGTAATCAAAGTTTGAGATCTATTACACCGTTTAGCTAAATTCAGAGCAAGGAACATGCTGGATTCTTCATGTCAAGTACTTTATCAGACATAATTAATGTTGGTCAATGCTTTGGGGCTTGTAACCATGAATAATAAATCTCTTTAGGCAGAACGCATATTCCATTAACAGGGTAAACTGGTACGTACCTTTTCATGGTTTGGCTAAAGAAATGTAACTGATACAACAATGTTTCCTGCATTGCGGAGGGAGGGCCGGATAATATGCTTTAGCACATGTTGCTGAACACCGTCTTTTTCCCAGAAAAAAACCCATCATCAATATTCAAGGATATCAGCCTACTACTGTGCCGCTTCTTGCTCATTGCGTATTACTTGCTCACATGaagcatttaattttaattgtatcttccTTATTACCATCTGTAGCATTGTTCAAAATTGTCGCgtttaaaatatttggtaAGGATATTAGCCCTTTATTGTCCTCTTTAAGGCGCTCTATCTTTTTTGGTCTAAtggaataagaataaaaataaatttttaatgtatcCGCATAATTAGTCCGATGATAGATATATATTTCGGTTTTGAATAGAAAGAcaataacttaaaaataaaagacaatatatattaagattGAATGAGAGCATtcttattagataataaatgaTTAATGGATATGAATTGAGAAATTGGGGAACTATGGTACTGATCCCCTGGACCAGGGAATCATGATACTACATATGCGGAGAGTTTTGTACCGctcctttatttatttattttaaatcatacaaTGAAAAAGCCATTTGATagatacaattaaattttgatcacTGTATTACTTTACACATACAGATTACTGCTGATGCAATTGAGATAACGGGCAAGGCAAGAGCCAAgaggttcttttttttttttttttaatatttcattctTGTTTTCACCGTTggtttttcaattttgttcctctttaaattataataaaataaatttataaaaatttaatattatattaaaaattatatattgaataattttttatatatttataaaaattaaataaattatttatatattatacgaCTGGCGTCATTATCttattgttgttattttaaaattttttattttgacatatatatttatttttgacaaatgagattttctttatattatgataaaataattttaaaaataataaattaaataatttttaatatctataagAACTAGTCATTTATCCGCTAGTGACTACTATcataattatgttaattataaatagaatataaaatttgaatttatagataaaattaaaagactttttaataatttttaatgtttttaaaaatataataataaattaaatattttttatattttaaaattttatttatataataatataaaaattatcaataaattaactgaaaaattataaaattatatataaacttaaattttatacgtAGATGATAAGTACATgtgtgaaaataaaaattttatgtgtcaaaatataCTAATTCATGTCAAAGAGCTTTTATTGAACCATGTAcgtattaataattttttatttatttacatgtaTTAAAATGTTCATTTTCTGAATGTCTAATATTCATAAGATGTAATgtcttataataattaattttttttatatttaactgtTCATTATCTATAAGCTTAATATTTATTGCggttaatatttatgtttattttgtatcatgtattattcatcagtgttaatattaatgtacattatctgtatatataatgttgatcaatatttttaaatgaaatattgattttttatgaaagtttttattaattttgtgatacatattaaaatattttttttgtgattaacataaatattcatcatttataggtataatatttattagtttgttaATGGATATTCAACATtaattcattcaaacatatatatgtataatatacacataatataaatcgtcataacaattattaaacaaaaaaaggcaagttaaaatcatattataaatatttatactgTAATACACATatcttttcaataaattaaattaataaataataaatatttaaaatttaaataataaacattcaatacatatttaatgaatataaattaataaatatttaataataaatatattttttttaaaataaaaaaccgTTATATAGTATCTAACTATGTGACCGGAGTCAATTTGCCATGCCTCTTCTCTTTAAATGTAAAGTTACATAATACTCATGTGGAAACTCTATCCAGTATATTGGCCCATTCAAGGAAAAATATCCAAAATGCCAATGCATGACGTACatttatatgctaaaaatagggattttttttaaatatataaaaatattttcttttactgtgcaaaatttttaaaaaatcattattttgtatttctttaaatttacgGTGtgattatcttttatttgtcttttagttattttcggttatttttcagttattttatccaaaaataattaaaataaaataaaaaatgaacgAAAATTGcgaatttagaaaaaaaagttaaaaatatacttttgagattttaatacagtaaaaatgaaaaaaaaactgtaaatttggtataaaaaaagagaggatatttctgatattttttctttaaagtatTGATTCTCATACTCTTATTGATTGGATTTTCTGTTACTTACCTATAATGCTTTGGTAAAGGGAGACAAAAAGGCATCTGTCATGCCCTCTTTGTTCTAAATAAAGGGAAGATGCTCTGAATTTTGTTCATATTTGGCCTGATCTCAGTAGATATATAATATCATACACAGGTCATGATGCTTCAACATTTCTTTGCAACATTTGCATAAACCTTTGGAAACCATGGTAAAGGAAGTGAAAACTCAAGCCAAAATTGGTGTTGGTGTAGATATCCTGTGGAAAGCTTTAgctaaaaatttgaaatttattattccaAAAATGATTCCAAATTTAGTGAAGGATGCTGAAGTGATTGAAGGTGATGGTGGCCTTGGTACAGTCTACCTCTTCAATTTCGGCCCTGGTCAGTCCATTTCTCCTTCTGATGAGActtctttgattttttattttttccttttggtaTCTGGGAAGGAATTTTTTTGTTAGTCAGGTAAATTTACAAATCTTGATCTAGTACTGCTTGAGTTTAGGAATTACTATGTTTTTCACGAGAACATGATTCGATGGTGGAAGCAATAACGAATTGTAATGATCATTATGTTAGATATCAAAACAATGACATACCAGAAGGAGAAGATTTCAGAGCTTGATGATTCCTTGCACCGAATTGCACTGCAAGTAATTGAAGGGGGCCATCTGAATCTTGGTTTTTCTTACTATAATACAATTTTCCAGCTAACTGCCATTGGAGAGGGGGAGACACTGATTGATGTCACAGTAGCATATGAGTCTGAAATAGAAGATGATACCATGCCATCAAAGACAAAATCATCAACGTTAGCTTACATCAGTAGCCTGGAAAATTATTTGGCAAATGCTTCTTCTTGTTAGATATGTATGTTTGTCTTTACTGGGTTCATCTCACAGATATCTCATAAAGAAATTTTCCTGTTAAGCTTTAAACTTCTTATGTCATCGGTTGCTTATTTCAGACTAATGcccatatatataaaatattacttttattctATGCTTTAGTAACTTTTTTGCTAATATAGTTTTCCAATGCACAAACATGCATCGAAAGAACATACAAGTTCACATTAGACATAGACAGGGACACCCTTTTACATTCTCAAGCGAGATTAAGTGAATCACACTTATTAAGCCACATCTACAGGCAGCCACTATTTACTTATTCAAACAGAAGCTAACTGAAGCCTTCTGTTAGCATGGCAACTTGCAAATTTTTAGCATTTACTTCCTGCAGACAATACCATATCCTGCAGATGCACCGCGGGTGCAGTCTAGGGTGCCATAGTCAATAGAAGATGAAGCCTCTTGCTTTGAACCACTTTGCGTCGAGAAGATGCAAGATTGGCAATCTGGAGACAGAAGGGATGGGGTTCTATACTTCTCTTCACCTCCCAAAACTGGCATTGCTACACCAGGCTTTGCAGGGTTTTCAAAGTCAGGCCTGTAAGTCCTGCCCAAAACTCCATCAACCTTAGGGGACAGGTTAAAGAACCTGAATTGAACTTCCAAGTGGACAAAGCAGTCATTAGCAGGTACTTGATAGTTGTGGACTCTATCATCTTCTTTAGTTACTGGCACGACATTGACCAAAATCTCCACAGTATCCTTCAAGGTGACAATGGCACTGTTTCTGCTTGATACTCTCTCTACTTTGACATCCTTCTCTGGAGAATACCAGATGGAGAGAGACCCTTCAGGAACGACTAAATCTTGCCCATTATAAGTGAACTTTAGGTGATCAATCTCACTATCCCAAGTTGCTGCCTTAGTAGCCTCAAGAGAGAAGGTGCGAGTGTTAAAAAGGACTCCCAAGGCTTGAATCCATGTGAAGTCCCGGGTTCTGCCTGCTGGCCTGTGGCCAATGAATCTTCCGTTTATTTGAAGATTGGTATCTGATACTAAGCTGAAATGCTCATTGCTCTTGCCGTGgaaatagaaaacaactccatcaCCGCCAATGAAACGAGGATCATAGCAGGCTGATCCTGGGGTGTCACAACTTGCTTTACGACCTGAAAGTATCAAACACATGATTCGCTTTATTAGTTTTCATAATCTAACAACAGAACAATATCTATTATATAGTCACTTCAGGCGATGGAAATGAAAGCAGCGAAGTGGGTTTCTCTTACGCTTGCACTCAGTCTTGCATTGTGGATGATCACAGTTGATATAGCAAACTTTAGCATAAGGGTCTTTTGAGTAAGTGCTCGGACATTCAGCTGGGCAGTATACATTCTTCCCATAGCATCGGCTGGCTGCGTTGTTGCACTTCACAGATTCTACTGCAGCATTTGCTTGTATTAAGCCTGAAATAAAGGCTAGCAGAATGACAGATAAGGAAATGCTGCTTAAGATCTTCATGCTTCTCCTTGAATATGACAGAAGAAATTAACACAAAGCAAACTGATGAGAGTACTCACCTTCTGCTGATGctatatatagaattttccAAGCAGTTCTTACTTCTGGATATTGTTTcactttctattttaaaaacacTTTTTAAGCTTGTGATTGAATCTAGAATTTAGTTCATATTCGAAGCATGAACATGGGCTTAGTTGGCTTCATTGCATCGGCATCCCATTGCTTGACATTGAAGGGAACTCAAGATAATCACTCATGCCTGAACAAGTGCAAAATTTGATCTCCAAACACAACGTGTCCTGTCTACTCCAAAATGGCTGGCACGAAATTAGGAACTTGAACATATTTGCATTAATTATCAGGATAGCATAGAGTGGATTGCCAGATATGAAATGGAGTTGAAGctaaattatgataatttcattttaCAGTAATCAGGTACTATgcttcatttttaattaattcatttccTGGTACCTACTCAATGTCAGGAAGAGTTAggagaaatattttatatttatacgaGAAATTCTTAGGTAGACTCGGTTTACATCGTAGTCTATAGACTAAAtgatttcatttattaatttttgcatTTAAATCATGAGTTGTTAAAAGTGATAAATAAACCAaccaataaaaatacaataattaata from Ricinus communis isolate WT05 ecotype wild-type chromosome 9, ASM1957865v1, whole genome shotgun sequence harbors:
- the LOC8277671 gene encoding uncharacterized protein LOC8277671; its protein translation is MVGFNSKMFLIILLVFVYSAAEIFAATVTCRKGPCFLKKISCPAECPQTTSYEPKAKVCYLNCNSPVCKPECRHRKPNCNSPGAACYDPRFIGGDGIVFYFHGKSNEHFSLVSDSSLQINARFIGLRPAGRTRDFTWIQALGILFDTCTFSLEAKKVEKWDNEVDHLRFTHNGKELVVPEGQLSSWQSPENNIRVERTSSKNSVLVTLPDIAEISINVVPVTKEDDRIHSYQIPSDDCFAHLEVQFKFYGLSPKVEGVLGRTYQPDFENPAKPGVAMPVVGGEDKYRTSSLLSADCGSCMFSSAGSLDQEDPLVMDFSMLDCAGGYSSGHGIVCKK
- the LOC8277670 gene encoding phytohormone-binding protein; translated protein: MVKEVKTQAKIGVGVDILWKALAKNLKFIIPKMIPNLVKDAEVIEGDGGLGTVYLFNFGPDIKTMTYQKEKISELDDSLHRIALQVIEGGHLNLGFSYYNTIFQLTAIGEGETLIDVTVAYESEIEDDTMPSKTKSSTLAYISSLENYLANASSC
- the LOC8277669 gene encoding uncharacterized protein LOC8277669, whose protein sequence is MKILSSISLSVILLAFISGLIQANAAVESVKCNNAASRCYGKNVYCPAECPSTYSKDPYAKVCYINCDHPQCKTECKRRKASCDTPGSACYDPRFIGGDGVVFYFHGKSNEHFSLVSDTNLQINGRFIGHRPAGRTRDFTWIQALGVLFNTRTFSLEATKAATWDSEIDHLKFTYNGQDLVVPEGSLSIWYSPEKDVKVERVSSRNSAIVTLKDTVEILVNVVPVTKEDDRVHNYQVPANDCFVHLEVQFRFFNLSPKVDGVLGRTYRPDFENPAKPGVAMPVLGGEEKYRTPSLLSPDCQSCIFSTQSGSKQEASSSIDYGTLDCTRGASAGYGIVCRK